Proteins co-encoded in one Cinclus cinclus chromosome 9, bCinCin1.1, whole genome shotgun sequence genomic window:
- the CDCA7 gene encoding cell division cycle-associated protein 7, with the protein MAPPRPQRRGCSGRRNFTGFRNTKLIPMETSSSSDDSCDSFGSDNFANTKCKFRSDIKEELAKIFHEASDDESFCGFSENEVQDALKLESDSDENDTSAESEIDQRGQKCPVPLKVAMKFPLRRSERRKGGMEPVPETPMPASDSDSDTEESGAMFLEKRALNIKENKAMLAKLMAELQNVSGIFGGRKSLPAVSHGPKRLPKHSLPKCALRRNPDRSSRPHTRSRSLIEGPPTLVPEEEEDDRYILVRRRKMSDEYLEHEARTPRRGHRGAMAFPHVVRPVEDITAEELDNICGSAREKVYDRAMGSTCHQCRQKTIDTKTNCRNPDCVGVRGQFCGPCLRNRYGEDVRAALLDPTWRCPPCRGICNCSFCRQRDGRCATGVLVYLAKYHGFDNVHAYLKSLKQELGMED; encoded by the exons aTGGCCCCGCCGCGCCCGCAG CGCCGAGGTTGTTCAGGAAGGAGAAACTTCACAGGATTTCGAAATACGAAACTGATTCCCATGGAAACATCCTCATCCTCTGATGACAGTTGTGACAGTTTTGGTTCTGATAATTTTGCAAACACA aaATGCAAATTTAGATCGGATATTAAAGAAGAACTGGCAAAAATTTTTCATGAAGCCTCTGATGATGAATCTTTCTGTGGCTTTTCAGAAAATGAGGTTCAAGATGCATTG AAATTGGAATCAGATTCAGATGAGAATGATACAAGTGCTGAAAGTGAGATAGATCAGAGAGGGCAGAAATGCCCTGTTCCTCTGAAAGTAGCCATGAAGTTTCCACTTCGAAGATCAGAGAGGAGGAAGGGTGGCATGGAACCTGTTCCTGAAACACCAATGCCTGCTTCAGATTCAGACTCTGACACTGAAGAAAGTGGTGCTATGTTTTTAGAAAAAAGAGCTTTAAACATAAAGGAGAACAAAGCAATG CTTGCAAAACTGATGGCTGAGTTGCAAAATGTTTCTGGTATCTTTGGTGGGAGAAAATCGTTGCCAGCTGTCAGTCAT GGACCAAAGCGACTTCCAAAGCATTCATTGCCCAAATGTGCCTTGAGGAGGAACCCAGACCGGAGTTCTCGGCCTCACACAAGGTCGAGGTCATTGATTGAAGGTCCTCCTACTCTTGtaccagaagaggaagaagatgaCCGGTACATCTTggtgagaagaagaaaaatgtctgaTGAATACCTGGAG CATGAAGCCCGCACTCCCAGGAGGGGTCACCGTGGTGCCATGGCTTTTCCACACGTCGTGCGCCCAGTTGAGGACATAACAGCAGAAGAGCTGGATAATATTTGTGGATCTGCAAGAGAAAAAGTATATGACAGGGCTATG GGATCGACCTGTCACCAGTGTCGCCAGAAAACCATAGACACCAAGACAAATTGTCGTAACCCTGATTGCGTAGGAGTGCGGGGCCAGTTCTGTGGGCCGTGCCTCCGCAACAGATACGGGGAGGAtgtcagagcagcactgctggaccCG ACGTGGAGGTGCCCCCCATGTCGTGGAATCTGCAATTGTAGCTTCTGCAGACAACGAGATGGCCGTTGTGCCACAGGTGTCCTGGTCTATCTGGCCAAGTACCATGGGTTTGACAATGTCCATGCCTACTTAAAAAG TCTGAAACAAGAACTTGGAATGGAAGACTGA